A single window of Diaphorobacter sp. HDW4A DNA harbors:
- a CDS encoding H-NS family nucleoid-associated regulatory protein, which yields MAHEDDLDVQISELKKKLLQLEAQQEDARKEKIAEVVASIRAQINEFGLKPADLFPEARWVQVSRARPLKKDRPPKYRNEQGEVWSGGPGRKPRWVREVEARGEDINKYLIV from the coding sequence ATGGCGCATGAAGACGACCTGGATGTTCAAATTTCCGAATTGAAAAAGAAATTGCTGCAATTGGAGGCTCAGCAGGAGGATGCACGCAAGGAAAAAATTGCAGAAGTCGTAGCTTCTATTCGGGCGCAAATTAACGAATTTGGTCTGAAGCCTGCTGATCTGTTCCCTGAAGCGCGCTGGGTTCAAGTATCGCGAGCGCGCCCACTCAAGAAGGATCGCCCCCCCAAGTACAGAAACGAGCAGGGCGAGGTGTGGTCGGGTGGTCCAGGGCGTAAGCCACGCTGGGTGCGCGAGGTCGAAGCACGTGGCGAGGACATCAATAAGTATCTGATTGTCTGA